gaagaagaaaacaaaagcaaattcaggggtagggaagtcaacttcgggtaggggaggggatacatgttgggattttggagaaggtgtaggagggggcagagggggctcagccctaagGGGTGATGATGcccgaaatggttctccactgcccagcggcgcaggtgcaggtgcaggatctgcaggcttttcaggagcagcaagatcagcaggagcggcaggctcttcaggagcggctagatcagcaggaacggcaggttcttcaggagcggcgggctcttcaggagcggcaagatcagcaggagctgcaggctcttcaggggtggcaagatcagcaggagcggcaggctcttcaggagcttcaggctcttcaggagcggctagatcagcaggaccggcgggctcttcaggagcggcgggctcttcaggagcggctagatcagcaggagcagcgggctcttcaggagcggctagagcagcaggagcggcaggctcttcaggagctgcaggcttttcaagagctgcaggctgttctggagcggctagatgatcaggagcagcgggctcttctggagtggctagatcagcaggagcggcaggcgcttcaggagcggctagatcagcaggaatggcgggctcttcaggagcggctagatctgcaggagcggcaggttcttcaggagcgtcgGGCTCTTCagtagctgcaggctgttcaggagcggcaagatcagtaggagctgcaggctcttcaggagtggcaagatcagcaggagcggcgggctcttcaggagtagcgggctcttcaggagcggcaagatcagcaggagctgcaggctcttcaggagtggcaagatcagcaggagctgcagggtcttcaggagtggcaagatcagcaggagcggcaggctcttcaggagcggctagatcagcaggagcggcaggttcttcaggagtggcgggctcttcaggagcggctagagcagcaggagcggcaggctcttcaggagtggcaagatcagcaggagcggcaggctcttcaggagctgcaggctgttcaggagcggctagattagcaggagcagcgggctcttcaggagtggctagatcagcaggaatggcaggcgcttcaggagcggctagatcagcaggaacagcaggctcttcaggatcggcgggctcttcaggagcggcaggctcttcaggagcggctagatcagcagaagcggcaggctcttcaggagcggcttgatcagcaggaatggcgggctcttcaggagcggctagatcagcaggagcggcaggttcttcaggagtggcgggctcttcaggagcggctagagcagcaggagcagcaggctcttcaggagtggcaagatcagcaggagcggcaggctcttcaggagctgcaggcttttcaggagctgcaggctgttcaggagcggctagatgagcaggagcagcaggctcttcaggagcagctagatcagcaggaatggcaggcgcttcaggagcggcgggctcttcaggagctgcaggctgttcaggagcggcaagatcagtaggagctgcaggctcttcgggagtggcaagatcagcaggagcggcaggctcttcatatgcagctggagcagcaggatcttcatgttcagcaggagcagctggagggtgttCGCGGTCtcgtgctggaccctggtggtcctgtttttgttttctggcgtcttcccctgcctctgcctgctctggacctgtaactgttggacgtggagagag
This is a stretch of genomic DNA from Vicugna pacos unplaced genomic scaffold, VicPac4 scaffold_203, whole genome shotgun sequence. It encodes these proteins:
- the LOC140695402 gene encoding uncharacterized protein codes for the protein MFCCIPRSRGRGPRKARSNGLCQQCRQWVGSHPRRLWPFGQRDRKSQTPQDPGNQDTHATSPSEGLVCHTVEGQHRLQKSLGMKGSPPPRPPAQTSPRSLPRILPRAEGQLSTPGSDLEHRAHLLGIQVEDQEPPEAEPKVTGPEQAEAGEDARKQKQDHQGPARDREHPPAAPAEHEDPAAPAAYEEPAAPADLATPEEPAAPTDLAAPEQPAAPEEPAAPEAPAIPADLAAPEEPAAPAHLAAPEQPAAPEKPAAPEEPAAPADLATPEEPAAPAALAAPEEPATPEEPAAPADLAAPEEPAIPADQAAPEEPAASADLAAPEEPAAPEEPADPEEPAVPADLAAPEAPAIPADLATPEEPAAPANLAAPEQPAAPEEPAAPADLATPEEPAAPAALAAPEEPATPEEPAAPADLAAPEEPAAPADLATPEDPAAPADLATPEEPAAPADLAAPEEPATPEEPAAPADLATPEEPAAPTDLAAPEQPAATEEPDAPEEPAAPADLAAPEEPAIPADLAAPEAPAAPADLATPEEPAAPDHLAAPEQPAALEKPAAPEEPAAPAALAAPEEPAAPADLAAPEEPAAPEEPAGPADLAAPEEPEAPEEPAAPADLATPEEPAAPADLAAPEEPAAPEEPAVPADLAAPEEPAAPADLAAPEKPADPAPAPAPLGSGEPFRASSPLRAEPPLPPPTPSPKSQHVSPPLPEVDFPTPEFAFVFFFFSLVYLFYIIYGIL